The Toxoplasma gondii ME49 chromosome XII, whole genome shotgun sequence genome includes a region encoding these proteins:
- a CDS encoding hypothetical protein (encoded by transcript TGME49_217875), which translates to MSDADVSVSNGGICADHTALCFARLGQRATFAYRPERWLLLSKCDGFSKGVASVVSVPVCSPSVWDRNTNVVLHTPAFPRAVVRPLRR; encoded by the exons ATGTCTGATGCGGACGTGAGCGTGTCGAACGGGGGTATTTGCGCAGACCACACTGCGCTGTGCTTTGCTCGCCTAGGTCAACGCGCTACTTTCGCTTACCGGCCCGAGCGGTGGCTGTTACTTTCAAAGTGTGATGGTTTTTCGAAAGGCGTCGCGTCTGTTGTCTCCGTTCCAGTGTGTTCACCCAGCGTTTGGGATAGGAACACGAACGTAGTTCTCCATACCCCAGCCTTTCCGAGAGCCG TTGTCCGTCCGCTCCGTCGGTAA